The DNA region agggtttttttttgttgagcTTGTTTGCCAGCGGCTCCTCCGACCCTGCGCCTCCGAGCTTCTGCAGTGCAATGTCCCGCCTGCTGCATGCACAAGAGTGGGCTGAAGTGAAGGAGCTGGGGGACCACCACCGCCATCCCCAGCCGCACCACCTCCCGCAGCCGCCGCCATCACAGCCACCTGCGACCCTGCAGACGAGAGAGCATCCGGTCTATCCGGCCGAGCTGTCCCTCCTGGACAGCACCGACCCACGCGCCTGGCTGGCTCCCACTTTGCAGGGCATCTGCACGGCACGCGCCGCCCAGTACTTGCTCCATTCCCCAGAGCTGGGTGCCTCCGAGGCCGCGGCGCCCCGGGACGAGGCGGACGGCCGGGGAGAGCTGGTGAGAAGGAGCGGCGGCAGTGGCAGCAGCAAGAGCCCGGGGCCGGTGAAAGTGCGGGAACAGCTGTGCAAGCTGAAAGGCGGGGTGGTGGTAGACGAGCTGGGCTGCAGCCGCCAGCGCGCCCCTTCCAGCAAACAGGTGAACGGGGTGCAGAAGCAAAGGAGGCTGGCGGCCAACGCCAGGGAGCGACGCAGGATGCACGGGTTGAACCACGCCTTCGACCAGCTTCGCAACGTTATCCCGTCCTTCAACAACGACAAGAAGCTGTCCAAGTACGAGACCCTGCAGATGGCCCAGATCTACATTAACGCCTTGTCCGAGCTGCTTCAAACGCCCAGCGGCGGGgaccagccgccgccgccgccagcaTCATGCAAGAGCGGACACCACCAACTTCGCGCCGCCGTCCCCTACGAAGCAGGCGCGGGCACCGCGACCGCGGCGGGGACGCCGCCAGCCTCGGGAGTGGGGCAGCGGCCGACCCCGCCCGGAAGCTGCCGGACTCGCTTTTCGGCCCCGGCCTCCGCCGGAGGATACTCGATGCAGCTGGAAGCTCTGCACTTCTCGACTTTCGAGGACAGCGCCCTGACGGCGATGATGGCGCAAAAGAACTTGTCGCCTTCGCTGCCTGGGGGCATCCTGCAGCCAGTGCAGGAAGAAAGTAGCAAAACTTCGCCGCGGTCCCACAGAAGCGACGGAGAGTTTTCCCCCCATTCCCATTACAGTGACTCGGATGAGGCAAGTTAGGAAGGTGACAGAAACCCGGAAAACTGAGACAGAAACAAAATCACCCTTTCCCAGGGCGCGGAAAGCCCCGCGGGTAAAGATCCCCGCACCCTTTTAAATTTTGCTAAGCGATGGTCGTTGTTTAGCAACGGCTTGGCTTCAGATGGCAGCTACATTTGATGGTTTGCAAAAGCCGCCGCTGTTCCAAACTCCCTATCGTCCATATTGTTCGGTGAAAGCTTGCTGTTAAAGTTGGGTTCTTCCTCCCACAGTCTGCTCCCCCTGTAGAGAGATAAGGTATAATTATATGTACTCATACATAGCATCATTATTCTAGTTCCCTGCTGCCAATACGCTCCTAAAACGTCGCATCTTCTTCTCTGTCGCTGGTttgtgtttgatttattttataccCTGGGCACCCATCCCTGTGTGTTGCGCGCACTCACGTGTGGAGAGTGAGTATTCCGAGGTTGTCTCCCACAATGCATTATGAAACGCAAAGTTAATGCTTCCAAAGTGGATAACTTTGGACTATGGAATTGTCAGAAAGCAAGGAACTTTGAGGTTTCTATATCGTATAAACATACCCAGTATGTATATCGGACCGCGAGAACCTTGGCGTCTTTTAGGAAACTTGGTGCACGCACTTTATCAGCCGCTACTGCTGCGGCTCTGGGACAAACTCAACTGCCAATTGCAGAccagttttgtttctgttttttaaacacGGCCACTTATCCTTAAGCTCTCtgcaaatgtttctttttaaaaattaaataaaaaaaccaCATCTGGTAGTGTCAAAAGCATTTGGTCAATTTTATTCTGCTTTGTTAATATTAGAAAACTTATTTATTATTGAGTGTTTGCTACCATTTCTACTTACCTTGATTCGGTTTTTTTTTACGTTTTCTACTcgagatcattttattttaatttagcaAAGCCAACTGCCATTGTTTTATGTATTCCTTTtgcaaatgataaaaataaacgTGAAAATAACTTCTATTTGTCACTTACTTATTTCAttctaatataagcattaaaaacagtttaaaatgaCCTTGAAGATTTGGATTGTCTTCTATTAAATGCACATTTGTGTGACCCAAGGGTTTTGAAGAAAAATTCCGTTACAGACCTTGTGCCTTCACATAGTACCAGAAATCCTATATAGAAAAGTGTTTAAGTCAATAATTAAATTGTGAGGTAAAACCTTTCCCAAACTTGCAGTACAATTGTGCCTCTAGAATCTCTCCAGGATCTTTCCATGCTTCCTTATTCCATTCCCAACAATTTCTGCAAGAAATTGAGATCTCTTAGGATCTAGCCAGGGGTAGTGAACTTTACCAGGAGTAGCTATTTCACTTCATAAAAACTTTAGCCAGGCTGAAAGCTTTTCTTGTAGTTCAAATACACAACACAagctttctctcctttcctccctctgtctctcactttctctcctctttctggggggagtgagagaggcagggagaggaaaagagaacaatGCAAAAGAACTTGAGGGGAAAGGGGTATCGGGGCTCATTGATTCAATGAGCAATTGTCCTAGGAAATCAATTTCCTGCAGTTGTCCTAGGAAATCATTGAGCtaccctcattttttttctttccaaacaaTTCTGCTTCTTCCAATGAAGATGATGTTTGCTTTAATTTTGTCCTTCTGACTGAATGCTTATGTAGAAAACATTTAACTACATTTTTGAGTCGGTCACAGAAACTAACAGTGCGCTCACTCTCACCTCAGGGTCCTCAGGAAAAGTATATTCTGGTTCTCAGGATCATAGATTTTGAAAAAGCCAATACAGTGCGTGTATGGGAGAGATCAGAAAGCagacctttaaaaatgtttctggcAAACGTGAGAGTAAAACTATTTGTTAAACTAAAGATTGGCCTAATTTCCACTGGCTAAACTTCGCTGGATTGGAGAAGTTGATTTTAAGCTAAATCCTTGGTATTTTGTGTCTACACTGAGATAACAAATTGCGAGAACAGGGAAGCGGGCTCGGGGGGAGGGCGCAGTGAGAGAAGGTTAGTTCAATTGCTCCTGCTGCTTCTTCTCCGCGTCAGCACCTTGAAAAAAAGGAGAGCGCCACAAACTGGGTTTGCGGAAAAAGTAATGAGTGAGGGAGTACAGTTCTGGTCTTGAGCAGGGAACCGAGGAAGAAGCTCATAGCTGACCACCTAGGGATCCATGGCTTTCACCTGAAGCCGAGGTCCAAGGGAAGCCAGAGCCTCCGCCAGCACTCTGCGAGAGGTGAGCGGCGGCTCGTGACGCTTTCCAGGGGCAGAAACAATGCACCTGTCCCTTAGATAACCTTTTGCACCCAATGAGTTTGCCGTGCCCCCGATAAACATCAGGAATCTTCGGGCTGCTGAATAAATCAAGCGATTGCTTCTAACACATTTCCATTTCGCTCTTAATAAGCAGACTCAACAGGCATGGACATACAGCAACCTTGCagaatgtgcacacacatattttttttatagttatttGGCGTGGTTTGTCTGCGTGC from Mesoplodon densirostris isolate mMesDen1 chromosome 1, mMesDen1 primary haplotype, whole genome shotgun sequence includes:
- the ATOH1 gene encoding transcription factor ATOH1 yields the protein MSRLLHAQEWAEVKELGDHHRHPQPHHLPQPPPSQPPATLQTREHPVYPAELSLLDSTDPRAWLAPTLQGICTARAAQYLLHSPELGASEAAAPRDEADGRGELVRRSGGSGSSKSPGPVKVREQLCKLKGGVVVDELGCSRQRAPSSKQVNGVQKQRRLAANARERRRMHGLNHAFDQLRNVIPSFNNDKKLSKYETLQMAQIYINALSELLQTPSGGDQPPPPPASCKSGHHQLRAAVPYEAGAGTATAAGTPPASGVGQRPTPPGSCRTRFSAPASAGGYSMQLEALHFSTFEDSALTAMMAQKNLSPSLPGGILQPVQEESSKTSPRSHRSDGEFSPHSHYSDSDEAS